The following proteins are co-located in the Gemmatimonadota bacterium genome:
- a CDS encoding sulfate adenylyltransferase produces MSDTPLIAPHGGLSEPVNRMVADVETFLSRTNGLTRVPVSDADLSSVYRFGDGGLSPLTGPMDAQTYHRVLDESVIEVNGKRYAWTIPISLPVSPDLAKTLSIGQKVALENTSGEIVAMLDISDIFEWDKTKYLQRVYLTDRTDHPGADMVLNGDADKTHLIGGEIQVLPQPKNPHFGQYVLSPREVRPLLTQKGWNRVVAFQTRNALHRAHEYALVYGLETLLHQGHNAGACLNPLVGETKSDDVRAEIRMQTYEALIASRGLGEGDSDVALWQKRGESVPDRVILLGLDIKMFYAGPKEAVMHAIYRQNFGFTDIIIGRKHADAPYHDGSAIWGDFDAQEIFDHLNGDLQIQPVNVGFAAYYESLGRVDLMEHHSEEQPVFISGSQVRDTLSAGEQVDPRIMRPSTSEILSKAMSATA; encoded by the coding sequence ATGTCCGACACACCCTTGATTGCACCCCACGGTGGTCTATCCGAACCGGTCAATCGCATGGTAGCAGATGTTGAAACATTTTTATCCAGAACAAATGGGCTGACGCGCGTCCCGGTCAGCGATGCAGACCTATCCTCGGTCTATCGTTTTGGCGACGGCGGATTGAGTCCACTAACAGGACCAATGGATGCACAAACATATCATCGGGTACTCGACGAATCCGTCATCGAAGTGAATGGTAAGCGCTATGCATGGACGATCCCAATCTCACTACCCGTGAGTCCCGACCTCGCCAAAACCCTTTCGATTGGGCAGAAAGTCGCATTGGAAAATACATCTGGCGAAATTGTGGCAATGCTGGACATCAGCGACATCTTTGAATGGGACAAAACCAAATATCTCCAGCGCGTATATTTAACGGACCGCACAGACCATCCAGGTGCCGATATGGTCCTGAATGGCGATGCCGACAAAACCCATCTCATAGGCGGTGAAATTCAGGTACTACCCCAACCCAAAAATCCACATTTCGGACAATACGTACTCAGCCCGCGAGAAGTCAGACCCCTCCTGACACAAAAAGGCTGGAACCGCGTTGTGGCATTTCAAACGCGCAATGCCCTGCATCGGGCACACGAATACGCGCTGGTATATGGTTTGGAAACCCTCCTGCACCAGGGACACAACGCAGGCGCATGCTTAAATCCCCTCGTAGGAGAAACCAAATCGGACGATGTGCGCGCAGAAATTCGCATGCAAACTTACGAAGCCCTCATCGCATCTCGGGGACTGGGCGAAGGGGATAGCGACGTAGCTCTATGGCAAAAACGCGGTGAATCTGTACCCGACAGAGTGATCTTGCTCGGGCTGGACATCAAAATGTTTTACGCCGGACCCAAAGAAGCCGTCATGCACGCCATTTACCGTCAGAACTTTGGATTCACCGACATCATCATCGGCCGCAAACACGCCGATGCCCCCTATCACGACGGCAGCGCGATCTGGGGAGACTTCGATGCACAGGAAATTTTTGATCACCTGAATGGCGACCTCCAAATTCAGCCCGTAAACGTGGGATTTGCAGCGTATTACGAATCACTTGGACGCGTGGATTTAATGGAACATCACTCCGAAGAACAACCGGTCTTTATTTCAGGCTCTCAAGTGCGCGACACACTCAGCGCCGGAGAACAAGTCGATCCCCGAATCATGCGCCCGAGCACATCGGAAATATTGAGCAAAGCCATGTCGGCAACCGCATAA
- a CDS encoding sialidase family protein, whose protein sequence is MKPHIPILPHYKTQEILIRAAAQKTLPYVKAPHLLFLDEHNVLIAYKRGTRHNTEPAADWEMFRYNPTTGTISDRKIVAHLDGFTIQNGEFVRFANGDISLYVDPHFPNSKDKFGLLAYRSSDNGVHFEGGEKLGSINGTEYVYAFESLTEGETTWMLLTPYRHYRNNSPNVDVIRSDDNGKSWQFVANLTKAFGNAPINETSFLRYEDGYIFNTRGLDGIQRMHFTDESFRTIREVNLTETYKFIRAQIGRPRLFKRDGGYYFIGRNYMESIRGMKLCLFKFDPESLDILTYAILDNYEGAVVPDGYYAMPYFTTRAQKVHFNVITYKSLHHRESPPDLIRLEFKWNELR, encoded by the coding sequence ATGAAACCTCATATCCCCATTCTACCTCATTACAAAACCCAGGAAATCCTTATACGGGCAGCAGCACAAAAAACGCTACCCTATGTGAAAGCCCCACACCTCTTGTTTCTGGACGAGCATAATGTCTTGATCGCCTACAAACGCGGCACCCGGCACAACACAGAACCAGCGGCTGACTGGGAGATGTTTCGCTACAATCCCACCACGGGGACAATTTCGGATCGGAAAATTGTCGCACATCTGGATGGATTCACGATCCAGAACGGAGAATTTGTCCGATTCGCCAATGGCGATATTAGCCTGTATGTGGATCCGCATTTTCCAAATTCAAAAGACAAATTCGGACTACTTGCATATCGGTCTTCGGATAACGGCGTGCATTTTGAAGGCGGGGAAAAACTCGGTTCCATCAACGGCACGGAATATGTCTATGCGTTTGAATCTCTAACAGAAGGCGAAACGACATGGATGCTCTTGACGCCCTATCGGCATTATCGAAATAACAGTCCCAATGTGGATGTGATTCGATCCGATGACAATGGAAAAAGTTGGCAGTTTGTGGCAAACCTCACAAAAGCCTTTGGAAACGCACCCATCAACGAAACATCCTTCCTGCGATATGAAGACGGATACATCTTCAACACACGGGGTCTGGACGGCATCCAGCGAATGCATTTTACCGATGAATCGTTCCGCACAATCAGAGAAGTGAACCTGACGGAAACCTACAAATTCATACGCGCCCAGATAGGCAGACCGCGACTTTTCAAGCGAGATGGCGGCTACTACTTTATCGGTAGAAATTACATGGAATCGATACGCGGCATGAAATTGTGTCTATTCAAATTTGATCCCGAATCACTCGACATCCTCACCTATGCCATATTGGACAATTACGAAGGCGCGGTTGTACCCGACGGGTATTATGCGATGCCTTATTTCACGACACGCGCCCAAAAAGTACATTTCAATGTCATAACCTATAAATCTCTCCACCACCGCGAATCGCCCCCGGATCTCATCCGCCTGGAATTCAAATGGAATGAATTGCGTTGA